From the Apus apus isolate bApuApu2 chromosome 4, bApuApu2.pri.cur, whole genome shotgun sequence genome, one window contains:
- the LOC127384170 gene encoding tektin-3-like: MEGSRTGLVGSPLMATFAHAKSTPNKFLPAIHTMTSSYKNRFPYYPLAHCSSLPWMPSTYYKTAAINPTMAPSSSDSRELTSSTKLPPISNQTTLCTRYTPDDWCKSNRSSYKESATSQRDAEHLRADTTRLIQEKCHQTNKNQQESTKNLGERVQDIGFWKSELCCELDKMVGETNALMEVKRGLERALAQTEAPLQVAQECLLHREKRLGIDLVHDEVEEQLLAEINVIRSCQERMRQILQKAKGQLKSNRAAQHEVERDLANKQTAHSIDQKCHQLRNTSDGISYYQGVEKVDDTISVPESWAKFTDANILLSQRERAASAELRDNIQTLLEVTGNEMRRQFNEANVAFANRVAETANAKSKIQAHLAKTLKEIFQIETSIEAIRKTIRDQEPALKVAQTRLEERTRRPDVELCRDAAQLRLVSEVHELDKTIQVLQKQLRDTQDRLQVLVDIKSVLEHDLAIKANSLFIDREKCLGMRKSFPSTMRLLGCG; this comes from the exons ATGGAGGGTTCAAGAACAGGGCTGGTTGGCTCTCCCTTAATGGCAACATTTGCCCATGCAAAATCAACACCAAACAAGTTTCTGCCTGCCATCCACACCATGACTTCCAGCTACAAGAACCGTTTCCCTTACTACCCCTTGGCTCActgctccagccttccctgGATGCCCAGCACCTACTATAAAACCGCTGCCATCAACCCAACCATGGCTCCCTCTTCCAGTGACTCCCGGGAGTTAACCTCCAGCACGAAGCTTCCTCCTATTTCCAACCAAACAACCCTCTGCACCAGGTACACCCCTGATGACTGGTGCAAGTCCAACCGCAGCAGCTACAAGGAGTCCGCTACTTCCCAGCGTGATGCAGAGCACCTGAGAGCTGATACCACCCGCTTGATCCAGGAGAAATGCCACcagacaaataaaaaccaacagGAGAGCACCAAAAACCTGGGCGAACGTGTCCAGGATATTGGATTTTGGAaatcagagctgtgctgtgagctGGACAAGATGGTTGGGGAGACCAATGCACTCATGGAAGTGAAGAGAGGGCTGGAACGAGCCCTGGCCCAGACAGAGGCCCCTCTCCAG GTCGCTCAGGAGTGCCTGCTGCACCGGGAGAAGAGGCTGGGCATCGACCTGGTGCATGACGAGGTggaagagcagctcctggca GAAATCAATGTTAtcaggtcctgccaggagagGATGCGGCAGATCCTGCAGAAGGCGAAAGGCCAGCTCAA GTCCAACAGGGCGGCCCAGCACGAGGTGGAGAGGGACCTGGCCAACAAGCAGACAGCCCACAGCATCGACCAGAAGTGCCACCAGCTGAGGAACACCTCTGATGGCATCAGCTACTACCAAGGGGTGGAGAAGGTCGATGACAC GATCTCAGTGCCAGAGTCGTGGGCCAAGTTCACAGATGCCAACATCCTCCTGTCCCAGAGGGAGCGGGCAGCCTCGGCAGAGCTGCGGGACAACATCCAGACCCTGCTGGAGGTGACAGGCAATGAGATGCGGCGCCAGTTCAATGAGGCCAACGTTGCCTTCGCCAACCGCGTGGCAGAGACAGCAAATGCCAAGAGCAAGATCCAGGCCCACCTGGCCAAG ACACTGAAGGAAATCTTCCAGATTGAGACGAGCATAGAAGCCATCCGCAAAACCATCCGAGACCAAGAGCCTGCCCTGAAAGTGGCGCAGACCCGGCTGGAGGAGCGCACCCGGAGACCCGACGTGGAGCTGTGCCGGGACGCTGCCCAGCTCCG CCTTGTCAGTGAGGTCCATGAACTTGACAAGACAATCCAGGTCcttcagaagcagctgagagacACCCAAGACAGGCTGCAAGTGCTGGTTGACATCAAGTCAGTCCTGGAGCATGACCTGGCCATCAAAGCCAACTCCCTCTTCATTGACCGGGAGAAGTGCCTGGGGATGAGGAAGAGCTTCCCCAGCACTATGCGTCTGCTGGGCTGTGGTTAG